The segment TCAAATAGTAAAAACAAAGGATAAGTTTTTTGTAGGGCTGCCTATTCCGGCTGCTGCCGCAATAATCACAACCTCTACAGTAGCCTTCCATGACTACATTATTCAATTCCCTGTACTCAGATTCTTTCCAATATTCATGGTCGTTATTGCATACCTGATGGTAAGCAAGGTTAGATATCCCAGTCTGAAAGAAATTGAGAGAAAAAGACCATTTCACTATCTGGTTGCTATACTCTTAATTCTTGCTTTAGTAGTTCTACGTTCAGATTTTTTTATGTTTGCAATAACATTTGTTTACATACTTTCAGGACTTACAAGAATGCTCAGACCGTTAAGAAAATTTTTCGCACCCAAAAACCGAGTCTCTCAAGAGCCTGCTTCAAAGTGATAAGTAGTCAGTAAAGCCCATTATGAGTTAATTTTATGTATTATCCAACAAAAAAAGAATTTATTAAAAAAGCAAAAGCAGGTAATCTCATTCCTGTTTACAAAGAGATTATAGCTGATACACAAACTCCAGTGTCAGCATATAAGCAAATTGCATATGGGGACAAATTTTCATTTCTTCTGGAGAGTGTTGAAAGAGGGGAACAATTTGGCAGATATTCGTTTATTGGGACTAATCCTGAGATAGTCTTTAAATGTAAAAACAATAAAGGAAGTCTACTTACTAAGCATGAGAAAAAACAAGTTTCCCTGCCACATGGGCCTTTTCCATTCCTCAGGCATATGATGAATAAGTACAGATTTGTAA is part of the bacterium genome and harbors:
- the pssA gene encoding CDP-diacylglycerol--serine O-phosphatidyltransferase; its protein translation is MRKIQLLPSLLTTANLVCGFLSIIFSMQGNFTIAGWLIISAIVFDGLDGEVSRLTKTSSAFGLQYDSLADLISFAVAPAVLVYKSFFGVPTRLALSLITLYIVCGALRLARFNVQIVKTKDKFFVGLPIPAAAAIITTSTVAFHDYIIQFPVLRFFPIFMVVIAYLMVSKVRYPSLKEIERKRPFHYLVAILLILALVVLRSDFFMFAITFVYILSGLTRMLRPLRKFFAPKNRVSQEPASK